From a single Lactococcus carnosus genomic region:
- a CDS encoding Cof-type HAD-IIB family hydrolase codes for MTIKLIATDMDGTFLDGKGAYDKKRFDRLLSKLAEQEIWFVAASGRQLLALEAMFSAFKDRIIFVAENGGIVKYQDQILFEEKMPFDQVLEIAEFVRRSDFIEGDSVLLSGAKGSYILETADAHARKKAAMYYENIQIVSDFSTVVDDILKLTVSFKPDTVLEGEAWLNAQLMGARAVTTGLASIDIIPSGISKETGLSHLAEKFQIQPSEILAFGDNLNDLEMLTYAGTSFAMLNARDEVKAVADDVIGHHADAAVMTYLENLVK; via the coding sequence ATGACGATTAAATTGATTGCAACAGATATGGATGGGACCTTTCTTGATGGTAAAGGTGCCTATGATAAGAAACGCTTTGATAGGCTTTTAAGTAAATTAGCAGAACAAGAGATATGGTTTGTCGCGGCTTCTGGCCGTCAGCTTTTAGCCTTAGAAGCGATGTTTTCGGCATTTAAAGACCGCATCATTTTTGTCGCTGAAAATGGTGGGATTGTCAAATACCAAGATCAAATCTTATTTGAAGAAAAAATGCCCTTTGACCAGGTACTTGAAATCGCTGAGTTTGTCAGACGGTCTGACTTTATCGAGGGAGATTCCGTTTTATTAAGTGGGGCTAAAGGCTCATACATCCTTGAAACAGCTGATGCACATGCCAGGAAAAAGGCAGCTATGTACTACGAGAATATCCAGATTGTCTCTGATTTTTCAACTGTAGTGGATGACATTCTCAAACTGACAGTTAGCTTTAAGCCTGATACTGTTCTTGAGGGCGAAGCCTGGCTTAATGCCCAATTAATGGGGGCTCGTGCGGTGACGACAGGTTTAGCGTCAATTGATATTATTCCCTCTGGTATCAGTAAAGAAACTGGCTTATCACATTTAGCTGAGAAATTTCAGATCCAACCCTCTGAAATTCTTGCATTTGGTGATAACCTGAATGATTTAGAGATGCTAACCTATGCGGGGACTTCTTTTGCCATGCTAAATGCGCGTGACGAAGTGAAAGCTGTGGCTGATGATGTGATTGGACATCATGCTGACGCAGCGGTCATGACCTATTTGGAAAATCTAGTCAAGTAG
- a CDS encoding ABC-F family ATP-binding cassette domain-containing protein yields MLQVSDISLQFSDRKLFDEVNIKFLSGNCYGLIGANGAGKSTFLKILAGDIEASTGHISMGTDERLSVLRQNHFDYEDQTPLEVVMSGNETLAKIAKEKDAIYMNPDSTDDDFMHAAELEAHFGELGGYEADSEAASLLQNLGITVEQQSNLMANLTAGEHVKVLLAKALFGKPDVLLLDEPTNGLDIQAINWLEEFLINFENTVIVVSHDRHFLNKVCTHMADLDFGKIKLFVGNYDFWKESSELALRLQGDANRKSEEKIKELQDFIARFSANASKSKQATSRKKMLDKIELDEIVPSSRKYPFINFKPDREIGNDLLKVDNLSVKIDGEVILDKISFSLNPGDKTAFIGQNDIQTTSLIRALMGDIEYTGEVKWGVTTTQAYLPKDNTRDFASGESILDWLRQFASKEEDDNTFLRGFLGRMLFSGDEVNKSVSVLSGGEKVRVMLSKLMLLKSNVLVLDDPTNHLDLESISSINEGLTNYKGSLLFASHDHEFIQTIANHIVVLSKNGVIDRIDETYDAFLDNAEVQAKVKALWAD; encoded by the coding sequence ATGTTACAAGTAAGTGATATTAGTTTACAGTTTTCAGACCGTAAACTGTTTGATGAAGTCAATATTAAATTTTTATCAGGAAACTGTTATGGCCTAATCGGGGCAAATGGTGCTGGTAAATCAACCTTTTTAAAAATTTTAGCAGGTGATATCGAAGCAAGCACTGGTCACATATCTATGGGAACAGACGAACGTTTATCTGTTCTACGTCAAAATCATTTTGACTATGAAGATCAGACACCACTAGAAGTGGTTATGTCAGGAAATGAAACTTTAGCCAAAATTGCAAAAGAAAAAGATGCCATTTACATGAATCCAGACTCAACCGATGATGACTTTATGCATGCGGCTGAATTAGAGGCGCATTTTGGAGAACTTGGCGGGTATGAAGCTGATTCAGAAGCTGCTTCATTACTTCAAAATCTAGGGATCACAGTAGAACAACAAAGTAATCTCATGGCAAATTTAACGGCTGGCGAGCACGTTAAAGTATTATTAGCCAAGGCATTATTTGGTAAACCAGATGTACTTTTACTAGATGAACCGACGAATGGTTTAGATATTCAAGCCATCAATTGGTTGGAAGAGTTTCTAATTAACTTTGAAAATACAGTAATTGTCGTATCCCATGACCGTCACTTCCTAAACAAAGTGTGTACACACATGGCTGACTTAGATTTTGGTAAAATCAAACTCTTTGTCGGTAACTATGATTTCTGGAAAGAGTCATCAGAACTTGCTTTAAGACTCCAAGGTGATGCTAACCGTAAATCAGAAGAGAAAATCAAAGAATTGCAAGACTTTATTGCGCGTTTCTCTGCCAATGCCTCTAAATCGAAACAAGCAACGTCTCGTAAGAAGATGCTTGACAAGATTGAACTCGATGAAATCGTGCCATCATCACGTAAATATCCGTTTATTAACTTTAAACCGGACCGTGAAATTGGCAATGATTTACTAAAAGTTGACAACCTATCTGTTAAGATTGATGGTGAAGTGATTTTAGATAAGATTAGCTTTAGTCTTAATCCAGGCGATAAAACAGCCTTCATCGGACAAAACGATATCCAAACGACTTCGCTTATTCGTGCCCTCATGGGAGATATCGAGTATACAGGTGAAGTGAAGTGGGGCGTGACGACGACGCAAGCTTATCTACCAAAAGATAATACACGTGATTTTGCCAGTGGAGAATCTATTTTAGATTGGTTACGTCAGTTTGCTAGTAAAGAAGAAGATGACAACACCTTCCTTCGTGGGTTCTTAGGTCGTATGCTCTTCTCAGGTGATGAAGTTAACAAGTCTGTTAGCGTCCTATCTGGTGGTGAAAAAGTCCGTGTCATGTTAAGTAAACTGATGCTTTTGAAATCAAATGTTTTGGTATTAGATGATCCAACTAATCATTTGGATTTGGAGTCAATTTCGTCTATCAATGAAGGCTTGACAAACTATAAAGGTAGTCTGCTTTTCGCCAGTCATGACCATGAATTCATCCAAACGATTGCTAACCACATCGTTGTCTTGTCTAAAAATGGTGTCATCGACCGAATCGATGAAACCTATGATGCCTTTCTTGATAACGCTGAAGTTCAAGCAAAAGTTAAGGCACTTTGGGCAGATTAA
- the trpS gene encoding tryptophan--tRNA ligase, whose translation MKPTILTGDRPTGKLHIGHYVGSLKNRVLLQNEGKHNLFVFLADQQALTDHAKDPQTIIQSVSEVALDYLAVGLDPNKSTIFIQSQIPELAELSMYYMNLVSLARLERNPTVKTEISQKGFGESIPAGFLVYPVAQAADITAFKANLVPVGNDQKPMIEQTRDIVRSFNHAYQTDILVEPEGYYPENESAGRLAGLDGNAKMSKSLNNGIYISDDADTVQKKVMSMYTDPDHIRVEDPGKIEGNMVFHYLDVFGTAEDAATIADMKAHYQAGGLGDVKTKRYLLEVLDREFAPIRARRLEFAKDMGQVYDMLKTGSQKAQAVAAQTLDEVKTVMGINYFK comes from the coding sequence ATGAAACCAACTATTCTAACAGGTGATCGCCCCACCGGAAAACTACATATCGGCCACTATGTCGGCTCATTAAAGAATCGTGTTTTGCTACAAAATGAAGGCAAGCATAACTTGTTTGTTTTTTTAGCAGATCAACAAGCCTTAACTGACCATGCTAAAGATCCACAAACGATCATTCAATCAGTCAGCGAAGTGGCATTAGACTACTTGGCTGTTGGCTTAGATCCAAACAAGTCTACGATCTTTATCCAATCACAAATTCCCGAATTAGCCGAACTATCGATGTACTATATGAACTTGGTATCCTTGGCTCGTCTGGAACGCAACCCAACAGTCAAAACTGAGATCTCACAAAAAGGCTTTGGTGAGTCAATACCTGCTGGTTTCTTAGTTTATCCGGTTGCACAAGCAGCTGATATTACAGCCTTTAAAGCTAACCTCGTCCCTGTAGGTAATGATCAAAAACCGATGATTGAACAGACACGTGACATTGTTCGCAGCTTTAACCATGCCTACCAAACAGATATCCTCGTTGAACCAGAAGGCTATTATCCAGAAAACGAGAGTGCTGGTAGACTAGCTGGTCTCGATGGTAATGCTAAGATGTCTAAATCGCTTAACAACGGTATTTACATCTCAGATGATGCAGATACTGTTCAGAAAAAAGTCATGAGCATGTATACAGATCCAGATCATATTCGTGTTGAAGATCCAGGTAAAATCGAAGGTAATATGGTCTTTCATTACCTAGATGTATTTGGTACAGCAGAAGATGCTGCAACCATCGCTGATATGAAAGCCCACTATCAAGCCGGTGGACTTGGAGATGTTAAGACCAAGCGTTATTTACTAGAGGTTTTAGACAGAGAATTTGCACCGATTCGGGCACGTCGTCTTGAATTTGCCAAAGATATGGGGCAAGTATATGACATGCTTAAAACTGGTTCGCAAAAAGCACAAGCTGTGGCTGCACAGACCTTGGATGAAGTTAAAACCGTAATGGGAATTAATTATTTTAAATGA
- a CDS encoding HD domain-containing protein yields the protein MIDKLITFAKNWHTHNQNGHGFDHVFRVYKLAQSILSDYPMADQEIVLASALLHDTYDEKLVDDVPAAKQQVAAFLTGIAFQEQAMVFDIIDNLSFSSQLEGTAKPLTLNGKIVQDADRLDAIGAFGIARTIQYGVSRKRELYDPEIHPQSYKTKAAYHAANTTTINHFYEKLFKISSTLHTAKAKQLAVPRDQIMHDFVKAIESEYRDVYGN from the coding sequence ATGATAGATAAACTGATTACTTTTGCTAAAAATTGGCACACGCATAATCAAAACGGACATGGTTTCGACCATGTTTTTCGCGTTTACAAGTTAGCCCAGTCTATTTTATCTGACTATCCGATGGCTGATCAAGAGATTGTCCTAGCTTCTGCGCTCTTACACGATACCTACGATGAAAAACTAGTCGATGATGTTCCTGCAGCAAAACAACAAGTCGCAGCCTTCCTAACGGGCATCGCCTTCCAAGAACAAGCGATGGTCTTTGACATTATTGATAATCTATCCTTTTCTAGCCAACTAGAGGGGACTGCAAAACCGCTCACCCTAAACGGAAAAATTGTTCAAGATGCGGACCGACTAGATGCCATCGGTGCATTTGGCATCGCGCGCACGATACAGTATGGGGTTTCACGAAAGCGTGAGCTTTATGATCCGGAAATTCACCCACAAAGTTACAAGACTAAAGCAGCCTATCACGCTGCAAATACAACGACAATCAATCATTTTTATGAAAAGTTATTCAAGATTAGTAGCACCTTACATACTGCTAAGGCCAAGCAGCTAGCAGTCCCACGTGATCAGATCATGCATGACTTTGTAAAGGCAATAGAAAGTGAGTATCGCGATGTTTACGGCAATTAA
- a CDS encoding glycerophosphodiester phosphodiesterase, whose translation MFTAIKKGYHRWLDRRKARRKALTAKLSHLLHQDSVETKIFAHRGSKSNRPENTLAAFSEAIKVGSDGIELDVHLTKDNQIVVIHDESIDRTTNGTGLIRDLMFKDIRQYSAGAWFDTQYKFEKVPLLSEVLDLLCDLNFTGTLNIEIKTDNFPYFEIEKLTSDLLTSKPYPFSHIYCSFNLESLKRLSEFEPNVDLCYLMSTSDKKIAEGLKADYITSLHPHINWVKKNADKLKKIHKPLRPWTINDDCDLYFAFNHHLAGFMTDYPELANKIKQHYNEKK comes from the coding sequence ATGTTTACGGCAATTAAAAAAGGGTATCATAGATGGCTTGATCGACGTAAAGCACGACGTAAAGCATTGACAGCTAAGCTCTCACACCTCTTACATCAGGATTCAGTTGAGACCAAGATTTTTGCCCATCGTGGTAGCAAGTCTAACCGGCCAGAAAATACACTCGCTGCTTTTTCCGAAGCAATCAAGGTTGGTAGCGACGGCATCGAGCTTGATGTCCATCTAACAAAAGATAATCAGATCGTTGTGATACATGATGAGTCGATCGATCGTACAACAAATGGTACCGGCTTAATTCGTGATCTGATGTTCAAAGATATCCGACAATATTCAGCAGGTGCTTGGTTTGATACCCAATATAAGTTTGAAAAAGTCCCCCTCTTATCTGAGGTGTTAGACTTACTATGCGACCTTAACTTTACTGGTACCCTAAATATCGAAATCAAGACTGATAATTTTCCCTATTTTGAAATAGAGAAACTTACAAGCGACTTACTCACCTCTAAACCCTATCCATTTTCACATATCTATTGTTCCTTTAATCTGGAATCACTCAAGCGCTTGTCTGAGTTTGAACCCAACGTCGACCTTTGCTACTTGATGTCAACATCTGACAAGAAAATAGCAGAAGGGTTAAAAGCTGACTACATCACTAGTTTACATCCACATATTAATTGGGTGAAAAAAAATGCCGATAAACTTAAAAAAATCCATAAGCCTTTACGGCCTTGGACTATAAATGATGATTGTGATCTCTATTTTGCCTTTAACCACCATCTAGCTGGCTTTATGACTGACTACCCTGAATTAGCCAACAAGATAAAGCAGCACTATAACGAAAAAAAATAA
- the recO gene encoding DNA repair protein RecO gives MKNVETRGLVLFSRNYREQDKLVKIFTESFGKRMFFVKNASKSKFSSSLQNFTQLDLLGTMNDDGLSFISDVSDARVYKYINSDIFAQAYASYLIGLADVAIPDNQYDAPLYGFLMKSLDLIEAKIDMVVVTFIFELQVMSRFGAQLDFSQCVFCHRTDLPMDFSYKYNGCLCRQHVDKDMTREHLDPNVIFLCHAFMAIDLEKLPSINISDELKKKIRLFIDGLYDHYTGVQIKAKKFIDGLDGWADIMKDDVK, from the coding sequence ATGAAAAATGTTGAAACACGTGGGCTAGTCTTATTTAGCCGAAACTATCGTGAGCAAGATAAATTGGTTAAAATATTTACAGAATCATTTGGTAAACGGATGTTTTTTGTTAAAAATGCCAGTAAGTCCAAATTTTCAAGTAGTTTACAGAATTTTACCCAACTTGATTTACTCGGTACGATGAATGATGATGGGCTTAGCTTTATTTCCGATGTCAGTGATGCCAGGGTTTATAAATATATTAACTCGGATATATTTGCTCAAGCCTATGCGAGTTACTTGATTGGGTTGGCAGATGTTGCCATTCCTGACAACCAATACGATGCACCGCTTTACGGATTCTTGATGAAGTCACTAGACTTGATCGAAGCTAAAATCGATATGGTGGTTGTCACATTCATTTTTGAACTACAGGTCATGTCTCGTTTTGGTGCACAGCTAGATTTTAGCCAGTGTGTGTTTTGTCACCGGACTGATTTACCGATGGATTTTTCTTATAAATATAATGGTTGCCTATGTAGACAACATGTTGACAAGGATATGACTAGGGAGCATTTAGACCCTAATGTCATCTTTCTATGTCACGCCTTCATGGCCATTGACTTGGAGAAGCTACCAAGTATTAATATTTCTGATGAGTTGAAGAAAAAGATACGTCTCTTCATAGACGGTTTGTATGATCACTATACAGGTGTTCAGATTAAGGCTAAAAAATTTATAGATGGTCTGGATGGCTGGGCAGATATCATGAAAGATGATGTCAAGTAA